The window CGTGTCTTGCGGGTGCGGCACTGCGCGTCCCGGTGATCGTCGACGGATTCATCGCGACCGCGGCAGCAGCCGCGGCCGAGAAAATTCGTCCGGGCCTGTTCGAATATCTGTTTTTCAGTCATCGCTCGGCCGAAGGCGGTCACGCTCTGGCGCTCGAGCGGCTGGGAGTGCGTCCGATCCTCGATCTCGACATGCGTCTCGGCGAGGGAACCGGCGCCGCGCTCGCGATGAATGTTTTGGAGGCCGCGCTGGATTTATTTCACTCGATGGCCACCTTTTCATCGGCCGGAGTGTCGGGCAAGGTCCGATGAGCCCGCCCGATCAGGACAAGGGCCCGCTCGCGACGCTGCCTAACTTGTGGGAAGGAATCCTGTCCCAGCTGCGCCTTGCGGCGAGCTTCCTGACCATCTTTCCGCTCGGACCGGGCCTCGCCGACAACGCGATCGTCGCGGCGTCGTTTCGATGGTTCCCGCTAATCGGGTTCGCGATCGGCGCGACACTCGCCGTGGAAGACAGTCTGCTCCGGATGCTATTCCCGGCGATGCTGCGTTCCGCGGTGGTGATTCTGTCGCTGGTAATCCTGACCGGCGCCGTGCATCTCGATGCGCTCGCTGACACCGCGGACGCCCTCGGAGCAGGACGCAATCGCCAACGCGCGCTCGAAATTCTTCGCGACAGCCGAATTGGCACGTTCGGCGCGGCGGCGGTCTTCCTTTCGTTGGCGCTGAAGATTTTCGCGCTGGGAACGTTGCCCGAGTCGCACCGCTTGGTGGCCCTGTTCGTCGCGCCGGGTCTTTCGCGCTGGTCAATGGTGGCGGTGGCGGCGGGTCTTGAGTATTTGCGTTCCGAAGGCGGCGCAGGCGCTACGCTGCTGCAGCGCGATTCGAGCAGCCTCTTCGTCGCGAGCACGGTCGCTGCGACGCTATTGTTAATTACGCTTTCGCTAAAAGCGATGGTCGCGGCCGGAGTGGCAATTGTGCTGGTGTTGGGGGCGCGATGGTTCTATCAGAGGTGGCTCGGCGGCGTGACTGGTGACCTGATAGGAGCGTGCGGAGAAGTGGTGGAGATCGCAGTGCTGCTGGTGTTTGCGGCGCTGCTTTAGCGGTCGGCGGCTGGCGTTCCGCGCCACCTCTACCCGGG of the Candidatus Binataceae bacterium genome contains:
- the cobS gene encoding adenosylcobinamide-GDP ribazoletransferase; amino-acid sequence: MSPPDQDKGPLATLPNLWEGILSQLRLAASFLTIFPLGPGLADNAIVAASFRWFPLIGFAIGATLAVEDSLLRMLFPAMLRSAVVILSLVILTGAVHLDALADTADALGAGRNRQRALEILRDSRIGTFGAAAVFLSLALKIFALGTLPESHRLVALFVAPGLSRWSMVAVAAGLEYLRSEGGAGATLLQRDSSSLFVASTVAATLLLITLSLKAMVAAGVAIVLVLGARWFYQRWLGGVTGDLIGACGEVVEIAVLLVFAALL